ctctctctctctctctctctctctctctctctctctctttcacacacacacacacacgcacacgcacacatacacttaaacacacacacacatgcacataaCATTTTcgttagtttttcaatttatgaATTCTTAGCATGGCTTGCCTTCGGAACAGAGTTGAGAATTGTTACTTCATTGTCTATACAGTGTTACGTCTAAATTACTCGTAGGTATGAGTGATTCAGCCATTATTGCGGTGTGTTTCTTGTGATTTTGAGTTTTTCTATTTGAAATGGACCAACTTTGTTATTTTGGCTTTATGGAATTTTTCCTGATCGCCCAATTGGTAAACATGCAGAATAGACCTTCCCAGATTTTAATGTTGTAATTGCTCCTTTGGTATGGTTGCTCACTATGCAAAAAAACATCAGCGTTCAGTAAGCTCTAGGGCCTAGGCTATTCATCAAGTAACATTGGCACTGTCTGTACATTGCATGCTTATCTAGCAATTCTTCATATAGTCTTGCTTCTCGTGGAGGCTTTTGAGCTCATACATTCCTTTCAGTGCAGGCTATGAGATTTGGAGATCTTCCCCGATGGGCAACTGAACTATCTAAGTTAATTCGTGAGGTGGTGCATTTTAGTGAACAAGTTTCTGAGTTAGGGGTTATAGCAGCATGTGACGATAAAGATGCATGCCTTCTTCCATCAAATTTACTTTGGAGAGAGCCTCTCTTTGACCAACTCATTGTGAACGTTTACCATCCAGGTGAGGTGGGATATGCCCTTCTGAAGTTTAATGTTTTATTGGTATTTGACATACTTAGACAAAACTGCTTTTCTTATACTTTTCTAGATCTCTTAACTTTCAACACTTGAATTAGATAACTTAGATGAATGCTACTCTCCCTTTTCCTgccgccttttttttttgtgaaaattctGTTAGAGACAACATACATTGGCTTGGTGTTTTTGTATGCTTGGGCCAGACCTTTTTTCCTTAAATATATCGTCCCTCGTGTATAGTCGTATGGGTTCCTCCGAAATGTAGAACTGATGTCAGATGGTTTTGTTGCACGATTCTATTACTTTTTTGTCATAATAATGATCTCTTGAGTTGCTGTCATGGAATTTTAATGGTATGAAGACAAGCGAGATGACTGTTCTAGCTTTTGGCTATTTTCAGGGCATATGTGCACATGTTGACCTTATGCGCTTTGAAGATGGTATTGCCATCATCTCCCTAGAATCATCGTGTGTGATGCATTTCACCCACGTAGAAAGTGATGGTGGCATCATCGAAAAGGAATCGGAAAGGGATCCACCCATGCCCAAGATTCCTGTGTATTTAACCCCAGGATCGGTAGTCTTAATGTGGGGAGAAGCACGCTATCATTGGAAGCATGAGATAAATCGCAATACAGGTTTCCAGAAGTGGGAGGGGAAAGATATCGatcagaaaagaagaacttcaaTCACTCTAAGGAAGCTTTGCCCCGACAAGTGAAGTTTTGTTGCTCTTGTGACTAATTGGTCGTTATTTGTTTATGTAATCTTGTGTCTATTTTTATGAGAGGGTCAAGTATTGCCTactgaaattcaaaccaatGCAATGCTGACTTGTTATGATTTGGGAGATACTTGTATGTGATCCAGGCACTGATTCGTACGCAAATACGATTGTAATTTATTCGTGAAGCGATAGATGTTTGACTGAACTAATTTTACGATGTACGGTTGTCTTTCCATTCAGGTATGAAGTTGAGGGTTCTCTTGTATCAACAAGGGCATAGAATCGTATAACAGTGAAGGTAGTCTATGTCTTTGCTGAGAATTGACTATATTGATAGCAGACGATTTATCAACAGATGCATTTCATTCTTTGTAATTCCTacattttgattaataaaatctttcttcgctgtttaaaaaaaagaggtatTTGATCCGATTATTGGCACGAGGACTAACATTTGGGATGGAAGGAGGAGAAGTGTCTAAgcgtaatcaatgaataaacTTCACATGGTGATCAAGTTCCAACTTAAAGAAAGAAGGCCAACttgaaaggaaaacaagaagGCCAAGACTGCAAAACCAGATTACAATTACTACCATACACAGACCCCATAAAAATCATATGGCTAGGTGACAGTAAACGACAACCAAGGGTTTTCCTCTGGAGGGGAGATCTCATTCAGAAGCTGGAGAACTTGATATGGATCGGTCTCAAACTTTGGTGGCACGTCGATGACCTCATACACAAACTCACCAATTTCCTCAAGAAAAATctgaaacatcatcattatggTAAGAAAAATAAACCGATACGATAACCAGGGCCTTCTTAAATGCCTCAAACCAATCTGTAACCTTGGGGTTGTCATGGTCGAGGAGACGCTCGAGCAAATCCAATCCGCCACAATCAGCAATCATCTCCCTGTAAATATTTTTCCCGCTCTTTTGTCAGCCAGCCCCACCttcaaaatgttacgaatcccCTCGAGGCAACAAACTACGATCTTTGGGTCTGGAGATTTCAAAAGTTCACAGAGTTTCCCAACGCAACCATGCTCCATGAACCATCGGACCTGCTCATCAGATCCTTCAGAGACAGCCTTTGAGATGGCCAAAGCAGCTGCCGCCGCCTCACCCTTACATTCTGCATGTTCAAAGCCAGCTTTTGCAACAGCCATCTCCAGAGTGTCAACACCATGGCCATGGGTCTGCGAAGCATCTGAGAACAGCAGCTTAGATTGGAGGCGCTTGTTCAAGAGAGTTTCGTCGCGCTTGGAGTGCCTGACTTCCTCCAGATCCTCCTCCCTCCGCTGCGAAGCTTCTTCCAAATCAAGCGCCACCTTGTATGATTTCTTGCGATACTCCACGTGTTGCAGAGAAGATATTTTTGCCTTTGCTGTTTCGGCGGTAGATTATcgcgagagagagaaactgagaaagagaagagagagcgCGAGAAACTTGTAGAATATTGTacgggaaagttattctcaaaaaaagtcaagtaaagtgaagtaaaggaaaaataaaattattttcctatgagtgttcatttgacaaaagaattttgcaagaataattaaggtttagttgttcatttgtcaggaaaaaaaaattttcgggaaaattttgtgagtgttcactcattttccttttcccgcgacgcaaaatcctgtgttttttgcaggatcacttttgcagaaaagtaattcctgcaggaaaacttaaaattatgtttcccactactttcctgccaactgaacattacaaaaatcatgggaaagttgaATTTCCCTATCCTTTcttgtactttcctggcaactgaacggagccttagggCTGGGATCGGCCTTAGGGCTGGGATCTCCCGAGAGAACTTTGAAGACAGACTTCTCAACGGCAAAGGTAAATTTTGATACATTACACACTATTTTTGGtcatttgtctttctttttgcATCATACCAATTATAAATGTAGTTACTCAATACTCTATATAAATTTTGTACTAGGAATGGTAACGAGACGGGATGGGTTTTGTCATAATCCAATCCGACAATTATGACACGACCCCAACTGGGTAATTCGTGGGTGCTGCTGGTTCTGGAGTCAGGTTTTCCCACCCTATCCCgtgaaaaatgagaatttttttttcaaaactaaaggcaaaaaagaagaaaataattataTAAAGGTGTTCCTATATTACTTAAATGATGaaaatataaaggaaaaaataatttttttggtaaaatgagaaaaataatgaggtataaatttaattttttagtttgatgataaaaatattggacaaaaactaaaattttgtatGTACAAATATCTCTCGGCGGGTTTGGAGGGGGCGAGTTCGCCATCAACGCAAAACcccgatcaaaattttaatatattttttccgAACCCGTTCCAgtacccaaaaatttgataaaaaccGTCCCAATCGGGGTTAGGGGTGGGATCGGGACGGGGCCAACTGCCAATTGGACACGCTGTGCTCAACCTTCTAAAGAAACGAAACATGTATTCTGTATGACTGTATGTTCAAAATGTAACGAAGCCCCTTGAGGCAACAAACCGCAATCTTTGGGTCTGGAGATTTCAAAAGTTCACAGAGTTTCCCAACGCAACCATGCTCCATGAACCATCGGATCTGCTCATCAGATCCTTCAGAGGTAGCCTTTGAGATGGCCAAAGCAGCTGCAGCCGCCGCGGCCTCATCCTTGTATTCTGTTATGTTCAAAAGCCAGCTTTTGCAACAGCCATATCCAGAATGTCAAGAACAACACCAACAAGAGTAGTCTCCTCCATTTCCTTCAGCTTGCGCGAATGAAATGATCGTATATAGCAACTTTCTTCATTTGGAAGAGACGATACACCATCACGGATCCTGTAATTTGCATGGGTTGTGGGAAGAACCTCACTTTTATCAATGCCATAATTTGCACCACATGTTGTGAATGCAAGCATAGGAAATATCAAGAGGGCGAGAAGCCATAAGGAAATTAAGAATATGGTTTTGGCCATGTCTTCTCTTGCAGAGGGTTAAAAGCAAAGACGATCGAGGATAGAGAATTTTGCAGAGAAAGGGCTGAACTTGAATTTGAAACTTGATGCAAACGCCTAAATTTTGTGCAAAAGCACGTAGGTACTTATAGGCCACAGAGTCCTCTAATTAGCTATCACTTTGGTTTGATAAGTATTGGACTGAGTAATTATAGACCATCcatgcaagaaaaattcaacaaaatgtTGAATTGAGTTGGCACTAGTCAAAACATAAATTTGTGATAATCTTTACTCCTCCTTAAATAGAAACCCTCATTTGTTACAATTGTAATTACTGTTCTATTTACTAAAAATATTTATCACAAATTTATGTTTTGACTAGTGCCAACTCAATTCAACATTTTTCTTGCATGGATGGTCTATAATTACTTCGTCCAATACTTATCCAACCAAAGTGATAGCTAATCATAAGACTCTATGGTCTATAAGTACCTACGTACGcgttttttcacaaaaattaggCGTTTGCattaaatttcaaattcaagttCAGCTATTCTCTATTCTCAATCGTCTTTGCTTATAACCTTCTGCAAGAGAAGACATGGCCAAAACCACATTCTTAATTTCCTTATGGCTTCTCATCCGCTTCTCATCCTCCTGATATTGGGAAAATGGCGGCACATggcgtgttttgataattaatacctgtcaaggacaatctaagaatatttgttaatattgaaaatgtccttggcgggtattaatcatcaaaatacgtcattgaccgtcattttccccctGATATTCCCTATGTTTGCATTCACAAAATGAGGGGCAAATTACGGCATTGATAAAAATGGGGCTCTTCCCATCATACAGGATCCGTGATGGCGTAGCGCCTCTTCCAAACAAAGAAAGTTGCTATATACGGTCATTTCATTCGCCCAAGCTGAAGGAAATATTGAAGGAGACTAGGATGGGTCCGGCCCCAAGTCCTACAAAATTCGAGACGAAAGAATTTAATTTACTAGCTATTTCTTAGGAATTACGATGGTTGTTATATTTGCAGTACATGTACATCTTACTCTTGATGAGTGCTGCTTAGATTGGAGGAGCTTGTTCAAGAGAGTTTCGTCGCACTTGGAGTGCCAGACTTCCTCTAGATCCTCCTGTTAGGAAAAATATATGCATAGAAATTTCTGATAGAATAATAATTCTAATTAATATTTATCGATCAAATTTAGCAATATAGATAAATAGAGGAAGGAATAGAATAGCCTGTGGGGTGGTCGAGACACGTGATAGCGCTCTCCTAAGGAACGATACACCCCCTGCACGGGTTTGAATGCTACTCTTTCCTCAAGATACATCGACCTTCAAGTTTCCTTCTGTGCAGTGAAGCAAACTCATCACGAACCAATAGTTTCCTGAGACTCGAAATCCTTAGCAAATATATGTACGGAAATTTCGATGATATACGAGCTgaaaataaagagaagaaaaggagtAAATTCTGCCATATAGAGAAGTCAGAGTATGGAAGGCACTTCTTAAGGACAGACAGTATATTTAGTATTTTGCAAACACCGGCCACTACCATCAAATTTATAACCAACGTCCAAGACCACTTGGTTTTTATTTGTAACAAACCATTCCTATTATTTTGCAAGtagtatatataggagtagtaGTAGGAACGTGCATGGTTTGAATTGTTGTTAGGAGTAAAAGTAGGAGACTAAGTCGATAAATGGGTTTACAGCTAATTTaattaggaaaatgatattaacactctaaaaattgatggagcCACTCCATAATCAGTGTGAAGTATCAAACATCGGttgtttttggataaaaaaaaaaatcacttttttgaatttttattgatACAACAGTTGTTTTTAATTCCATCTCATATGAGGGTGTTACAAATAACCATTAAATGAAAACTTTTGATTTGGTTTCTCTCTTTGTAacgttcaaaatttaaaaatagcacAGAGAACGTGAAAAGTttggtcttcttttttttgggggagGGACGAACTCACAAAGGACTATAATGTAAATAAATctgatggagagagagggacaaTTATCACTatttgagagaaagagggggagggagagccGTAGAATTTATGTGACAAATTAATGGTTAGAATTTATGTCGGACATAAGATTTAAAAACCGTTCTCCCTGTAGATTGAAGACATAGACTTCTCAACGGCAAAGGTAAATTTTGATGTACATTACACACTATtttatagtaatatttttttgtcatttgtctttctttttgcATCATAATACCATTTATAAATGTAGTTTAGGCTTGGACTAGGAATGATAACGGCGTGGTGCGAGATGAGTTTTGCCGTAATccgattcaaaaataatgtcacGATCCTGACCGAGTAATTCGTGGGTGCCCCCTTTCCCATCCTATTCTGGTATCGGGTTTTCCTAGCTCGACCCGTGAAAAATGagaatttcttttcaaaacgaaaggcaaaaaaagaagaaagtagtGAGGTGTTACTATATTacttaaataattaaaatataaaggaaataataatttttttagtataacgaggtataaatttaatttttttgtttgataataAAAATATTGGACTAAATAATATtctgaagtaaaaaaaaaaaaggactaaaaCTATAATTTTGTATGTAAAAATATTCCAGGGCTGGTTCGCCATCAACGCAAATTCTACCAGACCACAATCagatttttttatattctttccaaacctgtttttttttttttttatccgcttcCAAACCTGTTTTTATACccaaaaatttgatgaaaatctGCTCCGATCGGGAGTGTAGGGGTGGGATCAGGACGGGAGCAATTGCCATTGGGCGCTAAAGAAACGAAACATGTCAAGTCGGGTCCACCTGGCCCGGGAGGTGGAATCAATCCAGTCGGGTGAAGCCCTGGGACGGGCTTGGGTATCAAAGCTTAGCAGGCCCGACCCGACCCAAGCCATCCCATTAGTTCCAACTTCCCAATTCCAACCTCCAGTCAAGGTACTGAACTCTGTCCCGGCGACGGAGAGATCAGCTCCGGCGAAGAAGCCATGGAAGTTCAATCAGCCGCTAAAGATGAACGATCCCCACACAGATCACTCATTTCCATCCACAAAATTCTCGAAAATCCAAAACTCGCCTTCGCTTTCGCTTTGCTTCTTGTTGACGCCCTCCTCGTCTCTCTAATCATCGCCTACGTCCCCTGTAAGTTCAATTCCTTCctccacaccccccccccccccccccccccccccccccccctgctTTCATgttcgtttctctctcttcactttGATAGTCAATGTAATGTACCAATCGCGATGGTTACAGATACGAAGATTGATTGGGACGCTTACATGTCACAAGTGAGTACTCATTACCTTTTGCAAAACCCTAAGCCCCTTTGGATTTAGGGGTTTtctaagaaaagaaaggattagaGTTCTTGTCAAATCATTCATTTGGATTAAGTATTTGgtgaaatggagagaaaaaagTATTCAAAGTTGATGTATTTTGATTGGCTCCTTCCACTTTCTcacccaaaaccaaaaaagataaCTTTTTGGTGAGAATCGGTGAGAAAGGGCTCCCATTTCTTATCACACTCTTTCTAACTATGCAAAGGGGCTGTAATTTTCTGAAACTCTATGTTTGTATAGGACTTGATTCAATTGCAGTAATCCAATTTATGTTGATTTGAGGGATAGGTTAGTGGGTTTCTTGAAGGAGAGAGGGATTACAGGAACTTGGAAGGTGACACAGGCCCTCTGGTCTACCCAGCaggctttctgtatatttactCTGCCATACAGTTCGTCACGGGAGGGCAGGTCTACCCTGCTCAGGTGATTCATCTGTATTTCTTCATTTCAGTGCTTTATTCCAAGAACAGGAAGTGTTGGATTTCtgaactttttcaaaattttaatgtGTTAAGATACCCAAATATAAATGACTTAGGAGAATTCCTAAGAGCATCTCTTATGGTTtgagccatttttttttcaagccaAAGCTATTTTTAGCTTGCTTCAGTCTTCACCCTTGTCAAAAGTGTGCGTGCTATGTCAGGTCAAAACGCTAATAGAATCTACAGTCAATGTACGACTAGACCTGACCGGATCGTAGTTTAAAGTGATGGAAATTAGTTGTATCAAAGGCCGTAAACTTGTGGTTCTGTAATTACAAAATTGCTTCTGGTGACGGTGATGAGGTTTGGTTCTAGTCATCGGTAATAATTATATGCGAGGAATTATAATGTTTTCTTTGGTGATATGGTGAGCATAGACTGGCATATTTACTAGATAGAGAGAGTGAAACTGCAAACTGTCAGCATATTACTTAGCAAAATTCCACTCCCCCCACCCTCCCCCCCACTCATCAAAGCATTCTTTATGCTAATTGTGTGTATAGTAATCTaaaaattggttttggttgtttttgttAGAGTCATCTAAGTCTGCTCACTAGGCGATGGCTAAGGGGCAACCAGCCAACCAGGCAAATAATGCCCAAGATTTTTAACTTCACTACACTTTTCACACTTGTCACTTCCGCATGTTGAATACTATTTTCACCTATACACACTTTTTCTACCTTAACCACCTTCCTATGAGCTTTGGTTAGCATTTACGTTTGCTAAAACATACATGTGGATGTGACTGTGAGCAACCCGTTTTTCTGTTATCTAAGTTGGCTCATAGTAATTACCATACTCAATCAAGTTATTTGACCTCTAGAAGAAGGTAAGAAGAGGTTGTTTGGATGCAACTCTGTAGTTGAAAGCAATAGACTCATGGATTTCAGATTGCACTCATGTGCTAATAATCACCATAGTggaaattttatattgaatGTAAATGCCAATGTTTATGTTGGGTCGTAGATTCGATTGACTTCCTACACTTTTTTATAAGCAATTATTCTATGTAGTATTGTACACATAAGCACATGCTAATATATCAACTCTTCCATGTCATTGCAGATTCTGTTTGGCATTCTCTACGTTTTAAATCTTGGaattgttttgttcatctatgTGAAGACCGATGTGGTATGGATTGTTCCTTCTGCTGCTTGTTCTTCTTTGTCGTAGTAGGACCGGTGCGAGTCATTGGAATTTTGGCATGCTTGACTAGTCCAACCACAGGATAAATCATATATCTATGaataaaaaggagaagaaaagaactGGATCCTGATCTGATCTGTTTAAGATCTTGTAAAGTGCTATAAAAAGGTTGGCAACTCTCTGACTTCTAATATGAAAACCCCGGATTACTTGCTCAAGTGTGTGCGTGTAGCCGTGTACATGGCTGTGATTTTCATGGTTGTTTTAGAGGATAACTTTTGCAGGTCAAATGAAAGGTTTCATGGTCTAAATGACGTAATCTACCAACTATGTAGATTTCATTGAAGATTGGCTACTAATCATGTCATCTTGCACCATAGGAATACTGGACATTATTTGTTTTCAAGGCTCAAGAGTGTTTTCCTGTTAAAAGCTTATGGATATAGCAACGTTTTAATAACCATCTCATATTCATATCTAGCAGGAAACAGGCAGGACTTAGGGTTTACGTGTTTGTATATCTGTGCACGTGCACGAACGAACACTCATACTTCCCACTGCCAGTTTGCCAATATATTGTGTTGGTATATCATCACTACGAACTTCCTTTCAGCTTCCATGGTGGGCCCTTTCCCTGCTTTGTTTATCAAAAAGAGTGCACTCCATCTTTGTGCTTCGCCTGTTCAATGATTGCTTTGCCATGACCCTCCTCCATGCGGCATTTTGCTCATTTCTTTACCAAAAGTGGCATcttggtttggttattttcaGGTGATATGTTAATCAATCACTTAACTTCTATAACTCTCAGTTAGGTTTGTGTTGACTTTTATTGTGATGTTATTCCAGTGGAGCTGTTTCTGTAAAGATGAATGTGCTTCTTTATGCCCCACCTTTACTACTACTCATGTTGAAGGTACATTGATTTATATTTGTCTTGTATTTCCAGAGAAACATAAGTTGACTTTATggttttttatttggttattGCATAGGCTTACTGAAGCAACGATTTATGTTGTGACTGAACATAGTGCAGGCCATGGATATAGCTGGGGTGTTTTCAGCATTAGCTGGTGCAGCATTGGTGCAGGTGCTGGCTCTTAAATTCGTGTTTCTTTATACCTGCATCATTGTAAATAGTTTAACATAGTATGATCATAAGATTCCTATTTTTGTTGTGATACCCTGGTCCTCTGCTGTCTAATCCATCTGATTATTCTCTTTTTGTTGGTTGCTTaactttttggaaattttgttttcatCTGTCAAAATGTATTGTAAGAACGTGTAGTATTCTTCGTTATGGAACATTAATTAAATAGTTTCCCTTTCTGCTGCTATCTGATTAGGTTAGTTGGACTGCAACTGCAATTACGATGTGATGGAGGCCGGACGCATTGTTTGATCAAGatgtct
The sequence above is a segment of the Rhododendron vialii isolate Sample 1 chromosome 13a, ASM3025357v1 genome. Coding sequences within it:
- the LOC131315089 gene encoding uncharacterized protein LOC131315089, which produces MEEHRSIIKEVFGESSDSEDDDQRIQLDDPNAEFHSQLIFGKGPCWEPVSQINGLSLCRDLLSHDQQSSLLSAIEIEGWFTEASHNQAMRFGDLPRWATELSKLIREVVHFSEQVSELGVIAACDDKDACLLPSNLLWREPLFDQLIVNVYHPGEGICAHVDLMRFEDGIAIISLESSCVMHFTHVESDGGIIEKESERDPPMPKIPVYLTPGSVVLMWGEARYHWKHEINRNTGFQKWEGKDIDQKRRTSITLRKLCPDK
- the LOC131313094 gene encoding importin subunit alpha-1-like, which codes for MSLLHCTEGNLKVDEDLEEVWHSKCDETLLNKLLQSKQHSSRVLIIKTRHVPPFSQYQEDEKRMRSHKEIKNVVLAMSSLAEEYKDEAAAAAAALAISKATSEGSDEQIRWFMEHGCVGKLCELLKSPDPKIAVALDLEEASQRREEDLEEVRHSKRDETLLNKRLQSKLLFSDASQTHGHGVDTLEMAVAKAGFEHAECKGEAAAAALAISKAVSEGSDEQVRWFMEHGCVGKLCELLKSPDPKIVVCCLEGIRNILKVGLADKRAGKIFTGR
- the LOC131315088 gene encoding dol-P-Man:Man(5)GlcNAc(2)-PP-Dol alpha-1,3-mannosyltransferase isoform X1, producing the protein MEVQSAAKDERSPHRSLISIHKILENPKLAFAFALLLVDALLVSLIIAYVPYTKIDWDAYMSQVSGFLEGERDYRNLEGDTGPLVYPAGFLYIYSAIQFVTGGQVYPAQILFGILYVLNLGIVLFIYVKTDVLPWWALSLLCLSKRVHSIFVLRLFNDCFAMTLLHAAFCSFLYQKWHLGLVIFSGAVSVKMNVLLYAPPLLLLMLKAMDIAGVFSALAGAALVQILLGLPFLLANPIAYLSRAFNLGRVFIHFWSVNFKFVPEPVFISKEFAVSLLVTHLILLAVFSHYRWCRHEGGLLSFLHSKLFSMKLSAAISSSFSFEQFHNRHSNFKLLNKEHIVTVMFVGNFIGIVCARSLHYQFYSWYFYSLPYLLWRTSFPTLLRLMLFEAVEFCWNVYPSTNYSSALLLCAHLVILWGLWTAAPEYPYVNEKTSTENKRK